From the genome of Phalacrocorax aristotelis chromosome 15, bGulAri2.1, whole genome shotgun sequence, one region includes:
- the CFAP251 gene encoding cilia- and flagella-associated protein 251 isoform X4, whose protein sequence is MSFPLAVPNSRSLCSQTVGGGSISEHLRTPAPCKEVRTDGSSEVMPKDPTGGGTGVSSEPMEMSQDRQTAQEMAVPPEQDSLAAAKEKEGEPEDAGADPLLGPLWSPSGMGIQDTLPSIWAGRQDTTISRTALGEDTAGTTHLEGAGPPEPPPAPPEPKGAISSPHSGCREQETQQTSGQDDGHDGSASLVWAATPGMLFQEDKQTRLHPLSLSWVLGYNSSLAVHSLMDREERVLLYIASHMVVIHDVLGNRQYHLQGHTNVISCLCVSEDRRWIATADRGPDALIIVWDSFSGIPVRTIFESHPDNGVSAIAISQDAKYLATISAGTVQRVCVWNWTSPTEKPVCSTELRAEFGYQDYVIFNPQNPYEFVSNSKTQVIFYLWVLEPFCPRSPALVTTARGQCPDDGEGTRWHCRAQLQNACPGCFLRFPQGNAGLQYGAPLLSSQTFNSTVGYFSQSVFHFNNSQALTGTSAGKLVVWDAVSPRTPSTELQVKPHSMKAAKLVPVQKDSLTVLMVFESCIVTGDVKGQVKFYNGELQLLTCYSHSKVGPIQSISFSKAPPDPPSASPACSTSSQPFIARNFILSTSDATVLHVATDRTNFEKVMEEAKKAVNAIACHPRQALIAVGSHCGLLKVWDYQQTEYLVSRIFTKAGIQCLSYDPEGYFLAAGFTDGSVYILDAISLQSSCKELKFSHGPVTHISFSHNSEYLATADEKYSVTVYKRVLQNGSRCWEHLAGLHSHYKPIRSILFGVQLDSNEPRLLSLGEDRQLVEYDLNSSSKDQLVVLHRDRVEQVAVPLCLAWYPQLSTESFILTANNCYKMKLYNTTTKMCRKTLLGPTYGSPLEKIQILPTANSLDPQKRYLAYITKDKVGLQILPVDGNPHKSSAFICHPDGVSDLASSYDGRYVFTAGGHDCTVMKWEVNLNALDAAASLGGEDLIPFYNLLDGGREGEFFRELEDYFYYAQLRSHGIDTLETRQVSTHIPLEEIPSVMRAMGFYPSEEKLLSATLLLGYSHDVCGTSMCTIMVHWRS, encoded by the exons ATGTCCTTTCCTCTGGCTGTGCCAAATTCCAGGTCATTGTGCAGCCAAACCGTCGGTGGGGGGAGTATTTCAGAGCATCTCCgcaccccagctccctgcaaggAGGTGAGGACAGATGGGTCAAGTGAAGTTATGCCAAAGGACCCAACTGGTGGAGGAACAGGAGTAAGCAGCGAGCCCATGGAGATGTcccaggacagacagacagctcaGGAGATGGCTGTGCCACCTGAGCAG gactcccttgctgctgccaaggagaaggaaggagaaccAGAGGATGCTGGAGCAGATCCACTGTTGGGTCCCCTGTGGTCTCCTTCAGGGATGGGGATCCAAGATACCCTGCCCAGCATCTGGGCTGGAAGGCAAGACACAACTATTTCAAGGACTGCCCTGGGAGAAGACACTGCTGGGACGACACACCTAGAGGGTGCTGGACCTCCTGAACCACCCCCAGCACCACCTGAGCCCAAGGGGGCCATTTCCAGCCCTCActcaggctgcagggagcaggaaaCACAGCAGACAAGTGGGCAGGACGATGGGCATGATGGCTCTGCCAGCTTGGTGTGGGCGGCCACGCCGGGGATGCTCTTCCAGGAGGACAAGCAGACCAGACTTCATCCCCTT AGCCTGTCCTGGGTGTTGGGCTACAACAGCAGCCTGGCCGTGCACAGCCTGATGGATAGGGAGGAGCGGGTGCTCCTGTACATCGCCTCCCACATGGTGGTCATCCACGACGTGCTGGGGAACAGGCAGTACCATCTGCAG GGCCACACGAATGTCATTTCTTGCCTGTGTGTGAGTGAAGACAGGCGCTGGATTGCAACTGCTGACCGAGGGCCAGATGCTCTGATCATCGTATGGGACTCCTTCTCTGG GATACCGGTGCGCACCATCTTTGAGAGTCATCCAGACAATGGGGTCAGTGCTATTGCTATTTCCCAGGATGCAAAGTATTTGGCAACCATTAGTGCTGGTACAGTGCAG AGAGTTTGTGTTTGGAACTGGACTTCACCCACAGAGAAACCTGTatgcagcacagagctgagaGCTGAGTTTGGGTATCAG GATTATGTCATTTTTAACCCTCAGAATCCCTATGAGTTTGTCAGCAACAGTAAAACCCAGGTGATATTTTACCTGTGG GTCTTGGAGCCTTTCTGCCCCAGGAGCCCTGCTTTAGTCACCACAGCGCGGGGTCAGTGCCCGGATGATGGGGAAGGGACACGCtggcactgcagagcacagttACAAAACGCTTGTCCTGGATGTTTTCTCCGCTTTCCCCAGGGCAATGCTGGTTTGCAGTACGGCGCGCCGCTCCTCAGCAGCCAG ACCTTCAACAGCACGGTGGGATACTTCAGCCAGTCggtttttcattttaacaacTCGCAAGCTCTGACGGGCACCTCGGCTGGGAAGCTGGTGGTGTGGGATGCTGTCAGTCCCCGCACCCCCTCCACAGAGCTGCAGGTCAAGCCGCACAGCATGAAGGCTGCCAAACTCGTGCCTGTGCAGAAGGACAGCCTTACCGTGCTCATGGTGTTTGAGAG CTGCATAGTAACGGGTGATGTGAAAGGTCAGGTTAAATTCTACAATGGAGAACTGCAACTACTCACCTGTTACAGTCACAGCAAAGTGGGTCCCATTCAGTCCATCTCCTTCTCCAAAGCTCCTCCTGatcctcccagtgcctccccagcctgctccaCCAGCAGCCAGCCCTTCATTGCCAG GAACTTTATCCTTTCAACCTCTGATGCAACCGTGCTCCATGTTGCAACAGACAGgacaaattttgaaaaagttaTGGAAGAGGcgaagaaagctgtgaatgcCATTGCCTGTCACCCCCGGCAGGCACTCATTGCTGTGGGGAGTCACTGTGGGCTGTTGAAGGTGTGGGACTACCAGCAGACCGAGTACCTCGTTAGTAGGATATTCACCAAGGCTGGCATCCAGTGCTTGTCCTATGACCCTGAAG GTTATTTTCTGGCCGCTGGTTTTACTGATGGAAGTGTTTACATCCTCGATGCCATTTCCCTTCAGTCCAGCTGCAAAGAGCTCAAGTTCTCGCATGGCCCCGTGACTCATATTAGCTTCTCTCACAATTCAGAGTACCTTGCAACTGCT GATGAGAAATACTCGGTGACTGTTTACAAAAGAGTCCTGCAAAATGGGAGCAGATGTTGGGAACACCTAGCAGGGCTGCACTCCCACTACAAACCCATCCGGAGCATCCTCTTTGGAGTCCAGTTAGACAGCAATGAACCCAGGCTTCTGAGCCTTGGGGAGGACCGGCAGCTG GTTGAATATGacctgaacagcagcagcaaggaccAGCTGGTGGTCTTGCACAGGGACCGGGTAGAGCAGGTTGctgtgcccctgtgcttggcCTGGTACCCACAGCTCAGCACCGAGTCCTTTATCCTCACTGCCAACAACTGCTACAAAATGAAGCTCTACAACACGACAACCAAAATGTGCAG AAAGACCCTTTTGGGACCAACCTATGGCTCCCCGTTGGAGAAGATACAAATCCTCCCAACAGCAAACTCTCTGGACCCCCAGAAACGCTATCTGGCATACATTACAAAGGACAAG gTGGGCTTGCAAATTTTGCCTGTTGATGGCAACCCCCACAAGTCCTCAGCTTTCATTTGCCACCCAGATGGTGTCTCTGACCTTGCTAGCTCCTACGATGGACGCTACGTCTTTACAGCAGGGGGACATGACTGCACTGTTATGAAATGGGAGGTCAACCTAAA TGCCTtggatgctgctgcttccctgggcGGGGAGGACTTGATCCCATTCTACAACCTACTGGATGGTGGCAGAGAAGGCGAATTCTTCAGG GAACTGGAAGACTATTTTTACTATGCACAGCTGCGCAGCCATGGTATCGATACACTGGAGACCAGACAGGTGTCAACGCATATTCCCCTGGAGGAAATTCCTTCTGTCATGAGAGCAATGGGATTTTATCCATCAGAGGAAAAG
- the PSMD9 gene encoding 26S proteasome non-ATPase regulatory subunit 9 — MAQPGGSRPVTVSDVQQLVKRKDEIEAQIKACYELLEGQKGVGMNEPLVDAEGFPRDDIDLYQVRRARHNIICLQNDHKALMKQVEEALHQLHAREKEKHARDEAEALAEAMSQNQSLPQAFAKVNAVTLGSPASISGLQVDDEIVEFGSVNINNFQNLQNIATVVQHSEGRPLSVTVIRGGKKVHVGLTPKRWAGKGLLGCNIIPLQR; from the exons atGGCGCAGCCCGGCGGGAGTCGCCCGGTCACCGTCAGCGACGTGCAGCAGCTGGTGAAGCGGAAGGACGAGATCGAGGCGCAGATCAAGGCCTGCTACGAGCTGCTGGAGGGC CAAAAGGGCGTGGGGATGAACGAGCCGCTGGTTGACGCCGAGGGCTTCCCCCGCGACGACATCGACCTCTACCAAGTGCGCAGGGCCCGGCACAACATCATCT GTTTGCAGAATGATCACAAGGCCCTGATGAAGCAGGTGGAGGAAGCTCTTCACCAGCTGCACGCCCGGGAGAAGGAGAAGCATGCCAGGGATGAGGCGGAGGCGTTGGCCGAGGCAATGAGCCAGAACCAGAGCCTGCCACAGGCTTTTGCCAAAGTAAACGCAGTGACTTTGGGATCTCCTGCAAGTATCTCA GGACTTCAGGTTGATGATGAGATTGTGGAGTTTGGTTCTGTCAACATAAACAACTTCCAAAACCTGCAGAACATTGCCACAGTGGTGCAGCACAGCGAAGGG aGACCCCTGAGTGTGACTGTGATCCGTGGCGGCAAAAAAGTGCACGTGGGGCTGACTCCGAAGCGCTGGGCCGGGAAGGGCCTCTTGGG ctgCAATATCATTCCCTTGCAAAGATGA
- the HPD gene encoding 4-hydroxyphenylpyruvate dioxygenase, which translates to MTSYTDKGEKPPRGRFIHFHSITFWVGNAKQAASYYCNKLGFEELAYRGLETGSREVVSHAIKQDKIVFVLSSALNPGNEEMGEHLVKHGDGVKDIAFEVEDCDFIVQKAKERGAVVVKEPWVEEDKFGKVKFAVIQTYGDTTHTLIEKLNYKGLFLPGYHPPLFKDPLLPKLPSAKLNFIDHVVGNQPDLQMVPVADWYQKNLLFHRFWSVDDKQLHTEFSALRSIVVTNYEETIKMPINEPALGKKKSQIQEYIDYYGGAGVQHIALNTSDIISAITNLKQRGVQFMDVPSSYYQMLRERLKTAKIKVKENIDKLAELKILVDFDEKGYLLQIFTKPVQDRPTVFLEVIQRHNHQGFGAGNFKSLFEAIEMDQDARGNLTILEPNGETKRI; encoded by the exons atg ACATCTTACACAGACAAGGGAGAAAAG CCCCCGCGAGGCCGTTTCATCCATTTCCACTCCATCACCTTCTGGGTCGGCAATGCCAAGCAG GCTGCATCCTACTACTGCAACAAGCTGGGTTTTGAGGAGTTGGCATACCGGGGGCTGGAGACCGGCAGCAGGGAGGTGGTCTCGCATGCCATCAAACAGGACAAG aTTGTGTTTGTTCTCTCGTCCGCGCTCAACCCAGGGAATGAGG AGATGGGGGAGCACCTGGTGAAGCACGGTGATGGGGTGAAGGACATTGCTTTCGAAGTGGAGGACTGCGACTTCATTGTGCAG aaagccaaggagcgtggagctgtggtggtgaagGAACCCTGGGTGGAGGAGGACAAATTCGGGAAGGTGAAGTTTGCAGTGATCCAGACG TACGGTGACACCACCCACACCTTGATAGAAAAGCTCAACTACAAGGGCCTCTTCCTGCCTGGGTACCACCCACCCCTCTTCAAGGACCCCCTGCTGCCAAAGTT ACCAAGTGCCAAGCTCAACTTCATTGACCATGTTGTGGGGAACCAGCCCGACCTCCAGATGGTCCCAGTGGCAGACTG GTACCAGAAGAACCTGCTTTTCCACCGCTTCTGGTCAGTGGATGACAAGCAGCTGCACACCGAGTTCAGCGCCCTGCGCTCCATCGTGGTCACCAACTACGAAGAGACCATTAAGATGCCCATCAACGAGCCGGCTCTTGGCAAGAAGAAATCCCAGATTCAG GAATATATTGACTACTATGGAGGGGCCGGAGTCCAGCACATCGCACTGAACACCTCTGACATCATCTCGGCG ATCACCAACCTGAAGCAGCGTGGCGTGCAGTTCATGGATGTGCCATCCAGCTACTACCAGATGCTGCGGGAGAGGCTGAAAACTGCCAAAATCAAAGTGAAGGAGAACATTGACAAGCTGGCG gaacTGAAAATCCTGGTGGATTTTGATGAGAAAGGCTACTTGCTCCAGATCTTCACCAAACCAGTTCAAGACAGACCCACGGTCTTCCTGGAGGTCATCCAGCGGCACAACCACCAG GGCTTCGGCGCTGGGAACTTCAAGTCTCTGTTTGAAGCAATAGAAATGGATCAAGATGCAAGAGGAAACCTGACCATCCTGGAGCCCAACGGGGAGACCAAGCGCATCTAG